The following are encoded in a window of Ogataea parapolymorpha DL-1 chromosome VII, whole genome shotgun sequence genomic DNA:
- a CDS encoding Inositol polyphosphate multikinase (IPMK) codes for MSFVPLEHKAAGHDGAMQSLDGSLFIKPANAQELQFYTTTQAEAQNLDDEIELGSKLFHWMPVFYGTMSPGVSKELREKNPEAGKGYQDPLVSQPDSGQQYLVLENVVYGFKKPSVIDIKLGNILYDENASKDKIERMKKVSNTTTSGSLHYRICGMKIVDSGKSLTNIKGSDLKETAREDDGYLLFDKNFGKGLAADTVKDALLLFFRGNNLSPQRQAIVLENTIRRLQLLYNCLLDYEIRMISASLLLVYENDEGRWEELDDQDILVNEMEIDEDSSEEDLPRALSLLRLIDFAHTKYTPGKGNDESILTGVKNLLELIQTL; via the coding sequence ATGTCTTTCGTACCCCTTGAGCACAAGGCTGCAGGCCATGATGGAGCAATGCAATCTCTTGACGGTTCATTATTCATAAAGCCCGCTAATGCACAAGAGCTACAGTTTTATACCACAACGCAGGCTGAGGCGCAAAATCTTGACGATGAGATTGAGCTAGGATCAAAGTTGTTCCATTGGATGCCTGTCTTTTATGGAACAATGTCTCCTGGAGTCAGTAAAGAACTACGTgagaaaaatccagaagCAGGCAAAGGATATCAAGATCCATTGGTATCCCAGCCCGACAGCGGACAACAATACTTGGTTCTAGAGAATGTGGTATACGGTTTCAAAAAACCGAGTGTTATCGACATCAAGCTTGGAAACATTCTTTACGACGAAAATGCAAGCAAAGATAAGATCGAACGGATGAAGAAGGTTTCAAATACTACAACCTCAGGGTCTCTACATTATCGTATATGTGGAATGAAAATTGTTGATTCAGGTAAATCTCTGACAAATATCAAGGGCTcagatttgaaagaaaCGGCGCGCGAAGATGACGGTTACTTGTTGTTTGATAAGAACTTTGGAAAAGGATTAGCGGCTGACACTGTCAAAGATGCTCTATTACTATTTTTCAGGGGAAACAATCTTTCACCACAGAGACAAGCAATTGTTCTCGAGAATACCATACGCCGATTGCAACTTCTTTATAATTGTTTGCTCGATTATGAGATTAGAATGATTAGTGCATCCCTATTGCTGGTCTATGAAAATGACGAAGGTCGTTGGGAAGAGCTTGATGATCAAGATATATTAGTAAATGAAATGGAGATTGATGAGGACTCTAGCGAAGAAGACCTCCCCCGAGCATTGAGTTTGCTGAGATTGATTGATTTTGCTCATACGAAATATACTCCTGGAAAAGGAAATGATGAATCCATATTAACTGGTGTTAAAAACTTATTGGAACTGATCCAAACGTTATAA
- a CDS encoding Glucose-insensitive transcription protein 7 — translation MPIGTQIKEGELAYERDDLATALLKANSALQENQNSFKALLLRSRIYLRSKKHDLAFEDANKLVQIAQNSGKREELATSYKQKAIVLFRQKWFHEAMENICKAHDLNDKDAECLMFKTMIEKKLQADAKLSVKSPESSKGKSSLAQQISKQKPKVDWYDSKDMVNVSIYVKNIPPTTLKIDFQETSVSVSFKTSENADFNYCLDPLYGSIVPSKSSFKVFGTKLELYLAKETEETWKALEKVEPDTIAPQETSLSTLGYPSSSTKRINWSEFKVDDGEEDSSQDPDVFFRKLYEGADEDTKRAMMKSYLESNGTTLSTDWKEVSQKKVDIAPPDGVDIKKW, via the coding sequence ATGCCAATTGGTACTCAGATCAAAGAAGGGGAATTAGCTTATGAGAGAGATGATTTAGCTACTGCATTATTGAAGGCGAATTCTGCActtcaagaaaatcaaaattcATTCAAAGCACTTTTACTTAGAAGTCGCATTTATTTGAGGTCCAAGAAACATGATCTTGCTTTTGAGGATGCAAACAAACTCGTTCAAATAGCCCAAAATAGTGGCAAACGGGAAGAACTTGCTACGTCCTATAAACAGAAAGCAATTGTCTTGTTTAGACAGAAATGGTTTCACGAGGCAATGGAGAACATATGCAAAGCTCACGACCTAAATGACAAGGACGCCGAATGCTTGATGTTTAAGACCATGATAGAGAAAAAGCTTCAAGCAGATGCGAAGCTTTCAGTCAAAAGTCCTGAATCTTCCAAAGGAAAGTCATCATTGGCCCAACAAATTTCGAAACAGAAGCCGAAAGTGGATTGGTATGATTCCAAAGACATGGTAAACGTTTCAATATACGTCAAAAATATACCACCCACGACTTTGAAGATAGATTTCCAGGAGACGTCAGTGAGTGTTTCTTTTAAAACAAGTGAAAATGCCGACTTTAATTATTGTTTGGACCCCTTGTATGGCTCAATAGTCCCCTCCAAATCATCATTTAAGGTTTTTGGAACTAAATTGGAATTATACCTTGCCAAGGAAACCGAAGAAACTTGGAAAGCATTAGAAAAAGTGGAACCAGATACGATTGCACCACAGGAGACTTCTCTTAGCACTTTGGGCTATCCAAGCTCTTCTACAAAGAGAATCAATTGGTCCGAATTCAAGGTAGATGATGGCGAAGAAGATTCCAGTCAAGATCCGGACGTCTTCTTTAGGAAACTTTACGAAGGAGCAGACGAAGATACCAAAAGAGCGATGATGAAAAGTTACTTGGAGAGCAATGGTACGACTCTTAGCACAGACTGGAAGGAGGTCAGTCAGAAGAAGGTGGATATTGCTCCTCCTGATGGGGTGGATATCAAGAAATGGTAA
- a CDS encoding Protein SIS2 produces MAEGSENSSQLVGESPQAELKTTNSTAFESKNAVITSKKLKSKPTSKRLNDDNSPAVIAMSNLRCPSPPPILQHPALASQVDQSVQPSSKEGENLSGVTSKSSKHDSVDSLPLSDIASAAIDSSADKNGASGLGGTNQVQEPVLNVSKLTQSLRKNSAKHEGLRSNSPVVRHDEDDILAMPAPQHQRTTSMHAHFSVEDIMKHPNARSRSGSASTNDLEAPHHIAPPLPQIKPNEIAHPATSVPTTSTDVHLRLPQDDGKLHILFGACGSVSIKKTRLIINKLEQIYKDNVSIQLILTKAAEHFVSRGEFPANVQIWRDKDEWSVWNSRTDPVLHIELRRWADVLIIAPLSANTMSKIAMGLCDNLLTNVVRAWNTQYPIILAPAMVSFAYTSPVTKRHAKTIKEDMKWIEILKPTEKVVSSYGEIGMGGMMDWNEIVDKIVQKLGGYPEDEDDDDDEGEDDVKGGEDEEDEGEEEDEEKDDEEDDDDDDDGDNAEESEEPNEPPLISGIRKLTVAEEDELSEAIERGNYSGPLHNKVTQ; encoded by the coding sequence ATGGCAGAAGGTTCCGAAAACTCCAGTCAGCTAGTGGGAGAATCGCCACAAGCTGAATTGAAAACGACAAACTCGACAGCTTTTGAGAGCAAAAATGCTGTGATAACATCGAAGAAATTGAAGTCGAAACCAACATCAAAACGATTGAATGATGATAACTCGCCGGCAGTCATTGCAATGTCTAATCTGAGATGTCCTTCCCCCCCTCCTATTCTTCAGCATCCCGCTTTAGCGTCTCAAGTAGATCAATCAGTACAACCATCATCCAAAGAAGGGGAAAACCTTTCTGGAGTGACGTCGAAGTCTTCAAAGCACGACTCGGTGGACTCCTTGCCTCTGTCTGATATTGCGTCTGCGGCAATTGATTCTTCGGCTGATAAGAATGGTGCATCAGGATTAGGCGGGACTAATCAAGTTCAAGAGCCAGTATTAAATGTATCCAAATTAACGCAGTCACTCAGGAAGAATTCTGCCAAACATGAAGGGCTGCGATCCAACTCACCAGTGGTGAGGcacgacgaagacgataTTCTTGCAATGCCTGCTCCACAACATCAGCGAACCACATCTATGCATGCTCACTTCTCTGTTGAGGATATCATGAAACATCCTAATGCTCGATCGAGATCTGGTTCAGCATCTACCAACGATTTAGAGGCTCCGCATCATATAGCACCGCCATTACCTCAAATAAAGCCCAATGAAATTGCACATCCGGCAACATCTGTTCCGACGACTTCAACAGATGTGCATCTGAGATTACCTCAGGATGATGGCAAACTTCATATCCTTTTTGGTGCTTGTGGGTCTGTTTCGATAAAGAAAACGAGGCTgatcatcaacaaactTGAACAGATTTACAAGGACAATGTCTCTATTCAGTTAATACTGACAAAAGCTGCGGAGCATTTTGTATCCAGAGGTGAATTCCCAGCCAATGTACAAATATGGAGAGATAAAGACGAATGGTCCGTCTGGAATAGCAGAACAGATCCCGTTCTTCACATTGAACTAAGACGATGGGCAGATGTTTTGATTATAGCTCCTCTAAGCGCCAATACCATGTCCAAGATTGCTATGGGTTTATGCGATAATCTTTTAACAAACGTTGTTAGGGCATGGAACACCCAGTATCCAATTATTCTCGCACCAGCTATGGTTTCCTTTGCGTACACATCCCCTGTCACTAAAAGACATGCCAAAACAATCAAAGAAGATATGAAGTGGATAGAAATTTTGAAGCCGACAGAGAAGGTGGTGAGCAGTTACGGAGAAATAGGAATGGGTGGAATGATGGATTGGAACGAGATTGTAGATAAAATTGTTCAAAAATTGGGAGGATATCctgaagatgaagatgacgatgatgatgaggGCGAAGACGATGTAAAAGgtggagaagatgaagaggatgaaggagaagaggaagacgaagaaaaagatgacgaagaagatgacgatgatgacgatgatggCGATAATGCTGAGGAGTCAGAAGAGCCCAACGAACCACCGTTGATAAGCGGTATAAGAAAGTTAACAGTTGCGGAAGAAGATGAACTTAGCGAAGCGATAGAAAGAGGCAATTATTCGGGCCCATTACACAACAAGGTCACTCAGTAA
- a CDS encoding 20S-pre-rRNA D-site endonuclease NOB1 translates to MSKVNTLVLDAGPLITQSASTLQQHAENFFTTPGVFNELRDEHARRQTTLWGELLTVRQPKSDAIKAVADFAKLTGDHVVLSQNDIHILALAYELECELNNGPWRLRSYPGEKKERQKKQNRKEGYETRDLGFISEKENTQASLENLVVSNTIEKTKKKIRRGGKRHRRKPINSGEEGVADIKEQAEIDDSGDAAMQQITEKLKDLSTDGQLSQTYSDSEDEGEWITPDNIVEEMLKDENEQVEAEKSTFKIKVALATGDFAVQNVSLQMGLNLMNAMSGLQIQRVRNYMLRCHACFTMIPIPKDGTPKHFCSSCGGATLLRCAVSVNSKGEIVPHLKKNFEWHRKGDRYSLPSPLSKNYTKKYGKQGYQHRGNPNLDNIYLREDQKEYQQALKNAKWQLRQNEKAMQEYVGGGSADNFVSPFFTGTDHIKPVNVRVGRGRYVNSSRRRK, encoded by the coding sequence ATGTCTAAAGTCAACACGCTCGTGTTGGACGCGGGCCCTTTGATCACCCAGTCAGCATCAACCTTGCAGCAGCATGCTGAGAATTTCTTCACAACTCCAGGAGTCTTTAACGAGCTGAGAGATGAGCATGCTCGAAGACAAACTACTTTATGGGGCGAATTATTAACAGTAAGACAACCCAAATCGGATGCAATCAAAGCAGTGGCTGATTTCGCTAAACTCACTGGTGACCATGTGGTGTTATCACAAAATGATATTCATATCTTAGCTCTTGCGTATGAACTTGAATGTGAATTAAATAACGGTCCTTGGAGACTGAGATCGTATCCaggagagaaaaaagaacGTCAAAAGAAGCAGAATCGGAAGGAAGGATATGAAACTAGGGATTTAGGGTTCATATCTGAGAAAGAAAATACGCAGGCATCACTAGAAAACTTGGTGGTCTCGAATACAATTGAGAagacaaaaaagaaaataagaagaggtggaaaaCGGCACAGAAGGAAACCGATCAACAGCGGAGAGGAAGGTGTGGCAGACATTAAGGAACAGGCTGAAATTGATGATAGTGGAGATGCAGCCATGCAACAAATCACAGAGAAACTCAAAGATCTTTCCACTGATGGCCAGCTTTCACAGACATATTCGGATtcagaagatgaaggagagTGGATTACCCCCGACAATATAGTGGAAGAAATGCTGAAAGACGAAAATGAACAAGTCGAAGCAGAAAAAAGTACGTTTAAAATCAAAGTCGCTCTAGCAACCGGTGATTTTGCTGTTCAAAATGTTTCGCTTCAAATGGGGTTGAACCTGATGAATGCAATGTCAGGACTTCAGATTCAAAGGGTGAGAAACTACATGCTCAGGTGTCATGCGTGTTTCACCATGATTCCAATTCCAAAAGATGGCACACCAAAACATTTCTGTTCCTCTTGTGGAGGGGCGACTTTGCTGAGATGCGCGGTTTCAGTCAACTCCAAGGGAGAAATTGTTCCTCacttgaagaagaactttGAATGGCATAGAAAGGGTGACAGGTATTCTTTGCCATCTCCGCTATCTAAGAACTATACGAAAAAGTATGGCAAACAGGGATACCAGCATCGTGGAAATCCGAACCTCGACAACATTTACCTTCGTGAAGACCAGAAGGAATACCAACAAgcattgaaaaatgcaaaatGGCAACTTCGACAAAATGAGAAAGCAATGCAAGAATATGTGGGTGGTGGATCAGCGGATAACTTTGTTTCTCCATTTTTCACTGGAACTGATCATATAAAACCGGTCAATGTGAGAGTGGGAAGAGGGAGGTACGTGAATTCAtctcgaagaagaaagtGA
- a CDS encoding Conserved hypothetical membrane protein, producing MFVRDEHGKVHFVKPEKSYEYSNLAMIFAIVKISVIFINYKELSEQRDKPLFDLKESFTILDECCQAALNLSRFDKKQNINVLLALLLRRISLLYSAVDGDGGDGANLLPVIHTAVSTALQMGLHRSLDSINAITGKASSATGFSHSPNIWCKIWAQLKFLDAFGSLTVGTPLLVNDDFADNRDAQDEHQNYFMPERDKITRDLTELYREASLVFNSNRPVSLNDMVLTIMKIIEFDKSIGSFLDLIMVPTEDSDIVAWKVNTKFYILELVQGLCTNLRLVMSNQKLLKQELKGRDLQYNEIRLLELLDQRLLTISLKCALLSYILMNKILRGESEISKPKYVVYFKPQMTALLLRSSLTFAASIFSNSTNSTQNIDASDLIRFDSIDYNALELSLADTIHEDSLLNDIMAKFKHPKQLVKCLCEFYQSVSDIDELGTDYGFFCCFKLTLMLCFVIDSTNKLYIEQEKSEKSQENLRINITSIAKKTREMIDSNLTLGATERNLPFFQSQESLDTYINNLFSSDVNLNWSRVDAGQELYGLPWNGITDDDAQKTTTNTGDPIGNIYGQNVDDAEFSNRSYQVFF from the coding sequence ATGTTTGTGCGTGATGAGCATGGTAAAGTTCATTTTGTGAAGCCGGAAAAATCTTATGAGTACTCCAATTTAGCCATGATTTTCGCAATTGTTAAAATTTCAGTTATATTCATCAATTACAAGGAATTGAGCGAACAGAGAGATAAGCCTCTATTTGATCTCAAAGAGTCTTTCACAATTTTGGATGAATGTTGTCAAGCTGCTTTGAATCTTTCTCGATTTGACAAGAAGCAAAATATCAATGTCTTACTAGCACTGCTATTACGGAGAATATCTCTATTATATAGTGCAGTCGATGGCGATGGTGGCGATGGTGCAAATTTGCTCCCTGTTATTCACACTGCAGTCTCTACTGCTTTACAGATGGGATTGCACAGATCTTTGGATTCCATCAATGCAATTACTGGAAAAGCATCTTCCGCCACTGGATTTTCACATTCACCAAACATTTGGTGCAAAATTTGGGCGCAGCTGAAGTTCCTTGATGCATTTGGTTCATTGACTGTTGGGACTCCGCTTCTAGTGAATGACGATTTTGCTGATAATAGGGATGCACAAGATGAGCAccaaaattattttatGCCGGAGAGGGACAAGATTACTCGTGATCTTACAGAGCTATATCGAGAAGCCTCGTTGGTTTTTAATTCAAATCGCCCTGTCTCTTTAAATGATATGGTATTAACGATAATGAAAATCATCGAATTTGATAAATCAATTGgctcgtttttggactTGATTATGGTACCAACCGAAGACTCGGACATTGTGGCCTGGAAAGTGAACACCAAGTTTTATATTTTAGAGCTGGTGCAAGGTCTATGCACAAACTTGAGACTGGTTATGTCAAACCAAAAATTATTGAAGCAGGAGTTGAAAGGACGCGATTTACAATATAATGAAATCAGACTTTTGGAATTGTTGGATCAAAGATTACTCACTATCTCACTGAAGTGTGCACTTCTATCGTATATTCTCATGAACAAAATATTACGTGGTGAGTCAGAAATTTCGAAACCCAAATACGTGGTTTACTTCAAGCCTCAAATGACTGCTCTCCTGCTGCGAAGCTCGTTGACATTTGCCGCATCAATTTTCAGCAATAGCACAAATTCTACCCAGAATATTGACGCATCTGATCTAATCAGATTTGACAGCATCGACTATAATGCTCTTGAATTGAGCCTAGCAGATACAATACATGAAGATTCATTGCTCAACGATATTATGGCAAAGTTCAAACATCCAAAACAGCTTGTAAAATGTCTTTGTGAATTTTATCAAAGCGTTTCGGATATTGATGAGCTCGGTACAGATTATGGTTTCTTCTGTTGCTTCAAGCTCACTTTGATGCTTTGTTTCGTCATTGACTCGACTAACAAGCTGTATATCgaacaagaaaaaagcGAAAAGTCACAGGAGAATCTTAGGATCAACATAACAAGCATTGCAAAAAAGACCAGGGAAATGATTGATTCTAACTTGACTTTGGGAGCCACCGAGAGAAATTtaccattttttcaaagtcaaGAAAGTCTTGACACATATATAAACAATTTATTCAGTTCCGATGTGAACCTCAACTGGTCCCGCGTTGATGCAGGCCAGGAGCTTTACGGATTGCCTTGGAATGGAATTACCGATGATGATGCTCAGAAAACCACTACCAACACGGGAGACCCAATCGGAAACATCTACGGTCAGAATGTTGATGATGCTGAATTCAGTAACAGATCATACCAGGTGTTTTTCTGA
- a CDS encoding Hydroxyacylglutathione hydrolase, cytoplasmic isozyme translates to MHIEYLPMRWKSGDNYCYILSDDETKKSWLIDPAYPSEISSYLLNQNKTDVVAIVNTHHHYDHAGGNGELLRSLYPGVDVIAGKDSPHVNRIPKDGEILELGKNIKIKAIHTPCHTQDSICYYAEDQKTGQKGVFTGDTLFISGCGRFFEGDGAQMKAAFEKLLELPEDTKVYPGHEYTRSNVKFSKIVLGAKNEALNNLEEYCSKHEVTTGVFTIGDEKRFNPFARLFDPEVQRSTQETDPVKVMDKLRSMKNNL, encoded by the coding sequence ATGCATATTGAATATTTGCCAATGAGATGGAAGTCTGGCGATAATTACTGTTATATCCTCTCAGACGACGAAACTAAAAAATCGTGGTTGATTGATCCTGCATATCCATCTGAAATATCGTCGTATTTGTTAAATCAGAACAAAACTGACGTGGTTGCAATTGTCAACACACATCACCATTATGACCACGCGGGCGGCAATGGAGAATTACTCAGATCTCTCTATCCCGGGGTTGACGTTATCGCAGGGAAAGATTCCCCACATGTTAATCGAATCCCAAAAGATGGTGAAATTCTGGAGTTAGGGAAGAatatcaaaatcaaagcaATCCATACTCCTTGCCACACTCAAGACTCTATTTGTTATTATGCTGAAGATCAGAAGACTGGACAAAAAGGTGTTTTCACCGGAGACacattatttatttcagGGTGTGGTCGATTCTTTGAGGGTGATGGTGCTCAAATGAAAGCAGCATTTGAAAAGCTACttgagcttccagaagatACTAAAGTTTATCCTGGACATGAATATACGAGGTCAAATGTGAAATTCTCAAAGATAGTTTTGGGAGCTAAGAATGAGGCATTGAATAATCTGGAGGAATATTGCTCCAAGCACGAGGTTACAACTGGTGTATTCACGATAGGAGACGAAAAGCGCTTCAATCCTTTCGCTAGGCTCTTTGATCCTGAAGTTCAGCGCTCGACTCAGGAGACAGATCCGGTCAAGGTAATGGACAAACTTCGTTCAATGAAGAACAATTTATGA
- a CDS encoding Anaphase spindle elongation protein 1, giving the protein MKLKKDMICSLDNLSEDQLGSIAKFIQETNSDVQINKPKPLLQLHIQDIIKASHDIQTLGLIIGGQDGKLERWFESIHIILTNYYSELKQEERRLNQEFIKSLDTIAKIFQVLKNYQKEAQDGSLLSCRVQKLIDDYRQNEFVNLAQYCNEAEPMSQVNREVENGILKLKPMLVEKIVGISKEIRGFYSRLEIVDEYDNPKFLEQLPSPEESQKYSTIEEVDDIKGIMSTNFSRSSPALEEKIKREKQKLEKFISQKCSLMRNTMDKLRMLENELERTVDLDLQHYCDEELIQHIGIKKASFEQYNNKLKVLLEEKSNRERQLKDLMERLEDLWAVLRPKDNSIQEFLKVNRNIKRASISNFEALVEELEQEKRENISKFIQTSRMRILGYWDLLMYDEEDRLKFEAFYDENPDNFDEDLLDRHNQEIAKLRAEVDKLKPLLESITKLDDLLKEKSYLDEAVKDPNRLLKRDSFKILRHEEKIREKLARQLPSTIRDLKLQLNSFEIEKGRAFKVNGEPYISRLEEIESELGRKRSFRKSPIKTLPANSSSRVCKREPTKTATRKRNHLSMQSRLPSTVQRLSQSVNSNTYKSPASFGSVIRRQNTESMTNPFNSRESSPLRKTVHSRQHAKASQLQDITPDLRFMSPIEPPVFSNPADPSLVRSVCFMSGSTISNKPIVIKGGSPIRQNSESELHTRSHLKMPSLSPPTRVPPSNAILQGPAESTSLKPLNCQLKASSPSSSLIQDRVNGSIVRPSDSPNTSNAIPVAELSDSMIDYSEEVKENVSPRSYKAHGKAQQMFLNDVSMNWDTETF; this is encoded by the coding sequence ATGAAACTTAAGAAAGATATGATTTGCTCTTTGGATAATTTGTCTGAAGATCAGTTGGGGTCCATAGCCAAATTTATTCAAGAAACGAATAGCGACGTACAAATAAACAAACCGAAACCATTGTTGCAATTACACATCCAGGATATCATTAAGGCTTCACATGATATTCAAACATTGGGTCTAATAATCGGAGGACAGGATGGCAAGCTAGAGCGATGGTTTGAATCCATTCACATAATCCTTACTAATTATTACTCAGAGCTGAAGCAAGAGGAACGTCGCTTGAATCAGGAATTCATAAAGTCACTAGACACGATAGCCAAGATCTTTCAAGTTTTGAAGAATTACCAAAAGGAGGCACAGGATGGCTCCCTACTGAGCTGCAGGGTTCAAAAACTGATCGACGACTACCGACAAAATGAATTTGTAAATCTGGCGCAGTATTGTAACGAGGCAGAACCAATGTCCCAAGTTAATAGAGAGGTCGAAAATGGAATTCTCAAACTGAAACCGATGCTTGTGGAGAAGATTGTGGGGATTTCAAAAGAGATAAGAGGTTTTTACTCAAGGTTGGAGATTGTGGACGAATATGATAATCCAAAATTCCTTGAGCAACTTCCATCCCCAGAAGAAAGCCAGAAGTACTCTACCATAGAGGAAGTCGATGATATCAAAGGTATCATGTCTACCAATTTCAGTCGCTCAAGCCCCGCGCTCGAAGAGAAGATAAAGAGAGAAAAGCAGAAGCTAGAAAAGTTTATCAGCCAGAAGTGTTCTTTGATGAGAAATACCATGGACAAATTGAGAATGCTTGAGAATGAGTTAGAGAGAACAGTTGACTTAGATCTTCAGCATTATTGCGATGAAGAGTTGATACAGCATATCGGTATCAAAAAAGCGAGCTTTGAACAATACAATAATAAACTGAAAGTCCTTTTAGAAGAAAAAAGCAATAGGGAACGACAGCTTAAAGATTTGATGGAAAGACTGGAAGATTTGTGGGCTGTCTTGAGACCGAAAGATAACTCCATTcaggagtttttgaaagtGAACCGAAACATAAAGCGCGCGTCAATCAGTAATTTTGAAGCTCTTGTGGAAGAGCTAGAACAGGAGAAAAGGGAGAACATTTCAAAATTCATTCAAACAAGCCGTATGAGGATTCTTGGGTACTGGGATCTCCTGATGTACGATGAGGAAGACCGCTTAAAGTTTGAAGCGTTTTACGACGAAAACCCTGAcaattttgacgaggacttGCTTGATCGACATAATCAAGAAATTGCGAAATTAAGAGCAGAGGTTGATAAACTCAAGCCTCTTCTTGAATCGATTACCAAATTAGATGACcttctcaaagaaaaaagcTATCTGGATGAAGCTGTTAAGGATCCAAATCGGCTTCTGAAAAGAGATTCATTCAAAATATTGAGGCATGAAGAAAAGATAAGGGAGAAGCTAGCTAGACAATTACCATCGACTATCCGAGATTTAAAACTGCAGCTAAACAGCtttgagatcgaaaaaGGCCGCGCATTCAAAGTAAATGGAGAACCATATATCTCAAGGTTGGAGGAGATTGAATCAGAACTTGGTCGAAAACGTAGTTTTCGAAAGTCGCCCATCAAGACCCTGCCTGCCAACAGCTCTAGCAGAGTATGTAAGCGGGAACCAACGAAAACTGCCACACGGAAAAGAAACCATCTCAGCATGCAATCGAGATTGCCTTCAACTGTTCAGCGGTTATCGCAATCAGTGAATTCAAACACCTATAAATCACCAGCAAGTTTCGGATCCGTTATCAGGAGACAGAACACTGAGAGTATGACAAATCCATTCAACTCTAGGGAAAGTTCTCCTTTGAGGAAAACCGTTCATTCTCGCCAGCATGCGAAAGCTTCACAACTACAGGACATAACACCAGATTTAAGATTTATGTCTCCGATTGAACCTCCAGTATTCTCCAATCCTGCCGACCCATCATTAGTCAGATCAGTTTGTTTCATGTCAGGTTCGACCATATCCAACAAGCCAATTGTAATCAAGGGTGGATCTCCCATCAGGCAAAATTCTGAATCCGAACTACACACTCGCTCACATTTGAAAATGCCGAGTTTATCTCCACCCACACGAGTCCCACCTTCAAACGCAATTCTTCAAGGGCCAGCTGAAAGCACTAGTCTTAAGCCATTGAATTGTCAGCTCAAGGCTTCCTCCCCATCGTCATCTTTGATTCAAGACCGCGTTAATGGAAGCATAGTAAGACCTTCCGACAGCCCTAATACATCAAACGCTATACCTGTTGCTGAACTAAGCGACTCGATGATTGATTACAGTGAAGAAGTCAAAGAGAACGTTAGCCCCAGGTCTTACAAAGCACATGGAAAAGCTCAGCAAATGTTCTTGAATGACGTTTCCATGAACTGGGATACCGAAACATTTTAG